The DNA region CTGGGCGCGCTGATCTCGGGGAAGGTGGCGGCCATGGCCGTCTATGACCGCTCCAAAGCACTGGAGGAGTTCGAACGCTTCAACCGCGGCTTCAAGGCGGGGTTCCTCTTCAAGCAGCACGTGTGGTACAGGATCAGGCCCCACGTCAGCCTGCTCGAGCTGCAGCTCCGCCTTCTCGGTCCGCAGCGGCTGGCCAGGATGGTGGCCGTGGGGGTGAAGCGGGGGGCCAAGTTCCCCTTCAACCTCCCCGGCTTCAGCCTGCTGGGGAATTACTAGGCGATGCGGTCGCCGGCCAGGGGCGGCATGGCGTTATAGACCTCCCGCACGCGGAAGAGGAGGGTGCTGCGGCCCAGGGGACGGAGCTCGCCTTTGACCTTGTAGCTCTTCACGTCGAAGGTGAGCACGCACAGCGCCGCCGGGCAGGGCACCATCACCTCCGCCAGCTCCCGGTTGTAGGAGGTGATGCGGAGGGCGAACCCTCCCTCCCCCGCGGGGGATGCCGCCATCACTGGGAACACGCGGGGATATCCGTCCTCGCCCATCACCGCCAGCGCCTTCACCGAGGTGAGCCTGACGAACTTCTCCCGCACCATGGGGGGGACGGACACCGCGCCGTTCCCCTCCGCGCGGCGGTGAGCCCTCACCAGGAGGAAATCCAGGGGCACGGCGGCCATGGAGGCGGCGCGCACCGGTCCCACCTCGCGCACGTCCACCACCCCCGCGGCCCGCACCCCGGAATAGGCGTTGTAGCGCATGAGGGGTGAGGAATCCAGGGCGTCCTTGTAGGGCCCGGTCTTTTCGAACCCCCGGAAATCCCCGGTGAGGGTGGCCATGCGCAGTTTTGTGTTCACCACCGCGGCGGCCACGCGGGGGTTTTCCCGCAGGTACTCCCTGCTCTTCCACATCAGGAACTCCCCGAAGATGAGCCTGTCCCGCCTCCCGTCCGGCGGCGGCTGCAGGGTGACGATAAGGGCCACGTTGGGACGCCCCTCGGGGTCCACGGTGGCCAGGAACTTCGCCGCCATCTCCTCCGCGAAGAGGTCCATGACCTCCCTAGGCATGTCCATCCTTCATACCCCCTTCGCCCTCGCCGTCGCCCCGGACCAGCGGGCGACGCTCACCCCTTCCTCCGCGGCCGCCTCGGCCAGCCTCTCCATCCTCTCCTCCGTCAACAGCCCCTCTCCGGCGAGGGGAAAGACCATGTCCAGCCGCCGGTACTTGGCGTCGCAGGTGTTGTTGAAGGCCAGCAGGTCGTACCGCTCCACCGCCGGGAGCTCGTCCCTGATAAAACGCGCTATGGCCCTGATGTTCTCCTCCCCGTCGGTGTAGCCGGGGATGACCGGGGTGCGTATCCACATCGGCCGGCCCGTCCGGGCCACGGCGCGGGCGTTTTCCAGCACCGTCGCGAGGGGGACCGCGGTGAAGGCGCGGTGCTTCTCCGCATCCATGACCTTGAGGTCGAAGAGCACCAGGTCCGCCACCTCCACCAGGGGACCCAGCCTCTCCCAGCTCACCCCGCCGCAGGTGTCCAGGGCCAAGTGCACCCCCTCCTCCCGCAGCCTGCGCATGAGCGAGAGGGTGAAATCGAACTGCAGGGCGGGCTCCCCCCCGGAGAGGGTGACCCCTCCCCCCGACTTCTCGTAGAACACGCGGTCCCGCAAGGCCTCCGCCGCCACCTCTCTCACCGTCCTCACCTTGCCGATCACCTCCAGGGCCGCCGCGGGGCAGGCCTCCTCGCATCTCCCGCAGGCGTCGCAGCGCTCCCTGTCGATGACCATGCCCTCGGGGGTGAGGGTGAGGGCGCCGCGCGGGCAGGCCTCCAGGCAGTCGCGCGCCCCTATGCAGCGCACCTCGTACCATACCAGCTGGGGCTCCCTCGCCAGCCCCTCCGGGTTGTGGCACCAGGGGCAGCGCATGGGGCATCCCTTGAGGAAGACGGTGGTGCGTATTCCGGGTCCGTCCTCGGTGGAGTAACGCTGGAGGTTAAAGACCACCCCGGTGACGTCGTCGCCTTCAGAGCGCATGGGACTCCCTCGCGATGATCTCGTCCTGCATCTCCCGGCCGAGCATGACGAAGTAGGCGTTGTATCCGGTCACCCGCACCAAGAGGTTGCGGTACTCCTCCGGCCTGCGCTGCGCCTCGCGCAGGGTCTCGGGGTCGATGACGTTCACCTGCAGGGCCGTCCCTCCCCTCTCCCCGTAGGCGCGCAGGAAGGCCATGAGCTTGGAGATGTGTTCGTGGTCGCGCAGCAGGGAGGGGCTGAAGCTGATGGTATGGGAGGCCCCGTTGGGCGCCGACTCCAGACCCAGCTTGCCCACGGAGAGCAGCTCCGCCGTGGGGCCGTTGCGGCAGGCCCCGTCCACGGGGCCGATGGCGTTGGAGAGGAAGGTCCCCCTCCTCCTGCCGTCCGGCGTCGCCGCCGTGCCCGGGGCGAAGGCGATCCAGTAGTTCCAGGAGAGGTACCCGGCGCGATAACGCCTGCCGGTGGCCGGGGACACGCGCTTGCTGACCATCTCCGTCCACAGCCGTGAGAGGTAGCGGGCCACCCCGTCGGCGTAGTCGTCGTCGTTGCCGTACTTGGGGGCCTTGTTGAGGAGGGTCTGGCGCAGGGCCTCGTGTCCCTCGAAGTCGTCGCGCAAGGCCCTGGAAAGCTCTTCCATCTTGACCCTGCCCTCCTCGTACACCAGCTTCTTCACCGCCGCCAGGGAATCCGCCGCGGTGGCGAAGGCCACGCCCTCCACGGTGATGAAGTTGTATCTCGCCCCGCCCCCGGTGATGTCCCTGCCGCTCTCCGCGCACCCCCCCACCAGGGCGGAGAGATAGGGGGTGGGCTCCCAGGCGGCGCGGATGCGGTCTGCCTCGTCGCTGATGGAGAGCATGTAGTCAATGAGCGCCTTCATCTGCGCCTCGAAGGCGGCCCTGAAATCCTCCCAGGTGGAAAGGTCTTCCACTCTGCCGGTGTCCGGGCCGATACGTTTTCCGGTGGCCGCGTCGCGGCCGCGGGAGAAGACCATCTCCACCGCCTTGGCCAGGTTGACGTTCACGTCCACGGTTCCGGAGCGGTCGTCTCCCTGCAGGGTGTTCTCCAGGCAGCCCACGGGGGCGTAATCCCACAGGCGCTCCTCCGGCAACCCCTGCCAGGCCAGGCCGCGCATGGAGTTCTCGTCGAAGTTCATGAGAAAGGGGGAACCCTGCGCCCCGGCGATCATCTCCGCCACCCTGCGCAGGAGGGGCTCGGGGGTGCCGGCGTGCAGCCTGATGTTGGGCTTGGGCTCCAGCATGTTCATCTCCTCGATGACCTCGAGGATGAGCCAGGTGAGCTCGTTGGAGGCGTCGTTCCCCTCCGCGTCGATGCCGCCGATGGTGATGAGCTGCCCGAAGCCGGAGTTGATGCCCTGGTTGTTCATGACCCGGCACTGGAAATCGTAGGCGTAGTTATGCTTTATCCAGTAGCATTCCAGGAGCTCCTTGGCCTCCTCGCGCGTGAGCCTACCGCTCTCCAGGTCCGCGCGGTAATAGGGGAGCATGTACTGGTCGAAGCGCCCATGGGAGAGCCCGGCGCCGGGGTAGGATTCCGCGGCCATGACCAGCATGTGGGTGAACCACAGCGACTGTAACGCCTCGTGGAAGCTCTCCGCGGGCTCCCAGGGAACCTTGCGGCAGATGCGCGCGATCTCGCGCAGCTCCTCCGCCCTGCGGGCGTCCCCCTCCTCCCCCGCCAGCCTCTCGGCCTCCTCCGCGTAGCGGCCTGCGAGCTCGCGTGCCGCCTCGCAGCATTCCATGAGGGCGCGCAGGAAGTCGGCATGGGCGGTGTCCTCAACCTCCGCGAGCATCCGGGCGAGGCCGGCGTGGATGCCCGCAAAGCCATCCCGCAGCACGCGGGGATAATCCGGGATGAGGTGGCCGGGAACCGCGCCAGCGTTGCCTATGCCCAGCTCGTTTATCTCCGCGGCCCGCTTCCACCACTTGTCCACGGATTTCTTCCACTTCCTGGCCTCCCGGCGGTCGTGGCACTTGGAGAGGGCGGTGTTGAACTGGCCGCCTACGATGAGCTCGCCCTCCAGGATGCGCACCGGCAGGTGACGTCGGCATACCTCGCGGAAGAAGACGGCCCTGCGCATGACCAGGGAGCGCTCCCAGAACCCCTCCGGGAGCTCCACCACCCGTGCCGAGGCGCGCAGCGACTCCGCGAAGGCCCCCATGAAGGGCACCATCTCAGGGATGATCCCCCAGTTCACGGGAGACCACACCGCGTCCCATTCCGTCCCCGTGGTGAAGGGCATGACCTCGTTGCGGAAATAAGGCCTGTCCTCTATGGAATAATATTCCTCGCGCAGCCTACGTACCCGCGGCGTCAGCCCATCCGACGCATGCCAGATCCTCTCCGGCGTGATGACCTCGCTCTCCCTCATCCTCTTACGCACCTCCCGGAACCCGACCGGCCTTCCCCGGCCCTGAAAGACTCGCCCGCATATATGCTCGGCATATTTCCCCGCGCGCCGCGCCGGAATGATCCCCGTCACTTAACAGGTTAGCAAAAAGCATGCCCCTGACCCAAGTTAAGCGGTGCTGCCGGGCCACCCGCAGCAAGGGCTCGCGGCGGAGCCTTCGAGGGTCCGGTCACGCTCCGAGGTGATTCGAACACGTCTCCGGGGATGCTCGGGGGAGGATCGGCGAATCCCGGGGAGGCGGGCGAGCATCCTCCTTCCGCCGCCCGGCCCCGTCGCGCCGGGCACGCCCCCTCCCCGCCCCTCCCGCCGCGGCCTAGAAGAGCAGCTTCTGGAACTGCCAGTCCAGGAGGGAGCGGCCCACCTCCAGCAGTCGGAGGTCCCGCTCCATAGCCAGCATGGTCTCGTCCCTGGGCACCCTGGCCTCCTCCACCGCGGCGCGCATGCTCTCCACCCACTCCGGCAGCGCCTTGCCGAAGAAGAGGAGGAGCTCCATGCGCTCCCGCCCGTTCTCGGTCTCGCCGAAGGTGAGCTCCAACAGGCGGGAGCCCAGCGCCCGGTAGGCGGTGAGCTCCACCTTCCTCTGGGCCAGCAGCACCCGGAGGTCGGGCGAGATGGCGTCGGGATCGAGGCTCGACACCGTCAGGTGATGCCAACGCTCCAGGTAGGACACGAGGACCGGGATCAGCGCCGTCCTCTCCCAGATGAAGAGGGAGCGGGAGATCTTTTCGTGACCCCATCCCTCCGCGCCGAGGAGATGGTCCCTGGACACCTTCACCCCGTCGAGGATGACACGGCCGTGGGGAGCGGTGGGAATATATCCCAGCTCCACCTCCTCCACCCGCACGCCCGCCGCCCTCTCCACCACGAAGGCGGAGAGCCCCTCCTTCCCCGCGCCGGGGTCGGTGGCCGCCACCACCAGGAAGACGTCGGCCACGGGGGCGTTGGTGACCGGGCTCTTGACCCCCTGCAGGGAATAGCCGTCCCCGCTTCGCGCGGCGGCGCTCCGCATGCGCGCGGGATCACCGCCCGATCCTTCCTCGGACACCGCCGCCGCCCCGATGTAATCGCCGCCGCACAGGGAGGGCAGGTAGCGCTCCTTCAGGCGCTCCGACCCGAACACCTGGAGGGGATAGGCGCAGAGGATGACGTGGTCCACCAGGCTGAGCGCAAGCCCCAGATCGAGGCTCTCGCCGGCGAGGAGGGAGGCGCACTCCACGAACTCGCTCATGCCGGCCCCCCCGCCTCCGTAGCGTTTCTCCAGGGCCATGCCCACGATGCCGGTATCCGCCATGGCCCTCCAAAGCCCGCGGTCGAAGGCGCCCTTCGCCGCCCTGTCTCCGAGGCTGCCGAAGATCCTGTTGCGCGCGAAGGTCCTCAGTTCCTTGGTGTTCATGTCGCCTCACCTCTCAGGGATCTCTCCTCCCCTCCGCCGCGGCCGGTGCCGCGCGTTCATCACCCCTATCATATCCGTAGCCGGGAAAAAACGGCAAACCGGGGCGGTGGGGCTTCAGGCGCGGATGGCGTCGTTCAGGTACTGGGTGTAGTCGATAAGCTCCTGCTTGCGAGGGGAACTGCCGCCGCGCGGCCGTGGAACACGAGGGATCGGAGGCGGAACATTAACGGACCGGGTATCCCGGGGCTTCAGGCGCGGATGGCGTCGTTCAGGTACTGGGTGTAGTCGATGAGCTCCTGCATGGAGGAGAACTCCTCCCCGGCGAAACAGAACTCCTCCGACCAGCGGTTGAGGCGCAGGCGCTCCCGCTCCTCCTCTCCGAAGGTCTCCAGGAAGGTCTGGTAGAGAGCGGTGCCCCGGAAGACCACCAGCGGGAAGAAGGTGGCCTCGGTGATCCCCTCCCGGCGCAGTGTCTCCACCGTCCGCTCCATGCTCGCGCGGCTCTCCCCCGGCAGCCCGGCGATGAAGGTGAGGATGGGGGTCATACCGTGGGCGCGCACCGCCCTGGCGGCAGCGAGGATCTCCTCGCGAGTGGTGCGCTTCCTCACCACCTCCTTGAGGATGCGGTCGTCGAAGGACTCCGCGCCGATGGCCACGCTCCCGAAGTTGCTCTCGCGCAGCCCTTCCAGCACCTCCGGGGTCAGGGAGTCGGCGCGCGTCTGGATGTGGTAGGTGAAGGGGAACTCCCTGACCGTCTCCAGCAGCGCCCTGAGGCGGGGGCGGTTGAGGGCGAAGGTGGCGTCCCCGAAATAGAAGCTGCGATCCCCGGTGGTGAAGTGTTCCCAGCAGTAGGCGAGCACCTCGCGCACGTACCCCGGGGAATGGAAGCGCGTCTTCCTCTTCCACACCGCGGGATCGAGGCAGAAGGTGCATTCCTCCGGGCAGCCGCGGGAGGTCAGGAATCCTCCCCCGGGGATGTAGTCGTCGAGGGGGTTGAGGGCTTTCAGGATGCGGTGACGCGTCCCGATGGCGAACTCCTCGGAAACGGTGTAGATATGGGGGAAGCGGTCGATGTCCCTCTCGCGTTCCCGATCGGGGTTGTTCACCACGCGGCCTCCGGCGTCGCGCCAGGTGAGGCCGGCGATATGGGAAAAATCCCCTTTCCTCCCTTTATCGCGCAGCGCTTGCAGCAGCTCCAGGGCGGTCCACTCCCCCTCGCCCCGCACCACGAAGTCCGCGGCGCCGTCCTCCATGATCTCCCGGGGATGCATGGTGGAATAGACTCCCCCCGCCACCAGCACCGCTTCCGGCACCAGCTCCCGCAGGCGCTTGAGCATCTCGCGGGCATGCAGGGCGATGTAGTAGATGGAGATGGGGAAGAGAACAACCTCAGGCTGCGCTCGCCGCAAAGACTTTTCCAGGTTTTCCCTCAACATCCGCAGCGCCTCTTCCCCGCCGACGGGAGCCGTGGAAAGGGCGTCGTCGGGGAGGCCCTCCTCGCTCTCCACGAACCACCTCCGGTCGTCGAAGACGTCGGCCACCAGGTTGATGACCTCGACCTCCACGCCCCTGGCCTTGAGAAAGGCGGCGACGTACATGGCCCCGTACTCGGGCACCAGCAACGCCTTGTTGCGGACGGCCCAGTAACGCACCTGCCAGAGAGGATGCGGCCTGGTCTCCATGAGCCCGAACCCCCAGGCATCGGAGATGATCGCCGTGCGGAGCTCCCGCCTTACCCGGGACATGGCGTTTCCTCTGCTCCCTTCTATCCGTAACCGGCCCGTGGCCTGCGCGACCACCATGATAACACGCGCGGCGGAAAGCGGGTTGAGACACGGGCCGCGGAGCCCGCCGCGGCCCGTCAGGACGGGGAGATCTCCCTTACCCTCATCCCAGGATGCGCTCCACGCACAGGATGGCGGAGCGCGAGGCGCCCTCTATGGCCAGTCCCCTTCCCAGGTAGGTGTCGCCGGCGAAGAAGAGGCCGTCCACGGAAGGGGCCCGCACGTCGGGCTTGAAATCCCCCGTGAGCCCGGGCTTGCGCGCCAGGCCGTCGCACCCGGTGGTGAAATATGGCAGGGCGAACTCCACCTCGCCGTCCTCGAAGGAGTAGAGCTCCTTCACGTCCTCCCAGTGCTGCTCCATGAGGCGGGCCAGGTTGAACTTGTCCTCCAGCTCCCACGGCTCGGCCACGTTGTCGGTGACCAAGAGGTAGCGGTCGGGCGGGGCCACCCCCGGGTCGAAGGCGGTGGGGGCGAAGGCCTGCAGGGGCAGCCCGGTGCGGGGCGACTTCAGCGCGGACATGAACACCGTGCGCTCGTAGAGGGGCCGCCGGGTGGCGATGATGTAGCCGAAAAGGCCCGTCCGCTCGCCCCGGATGTCCTCGATGCGCTTCAGCCACCAGCCCGGCAGAGGGGAATAGCGGCGGTCGAAGTCCAGCACCTTGTCCAGGTGCCAGATGGGGAGGGCCAGCACCACCAGGGGCGCCGTCACCAGGTCGGTGGAGACGAAACGCCATTCCCTGGCGATGGGGCTGGCTCCCCTGCGGGCCACCCGGACCCCGGCCACCTTCCTGCCCTCGAAGACCACCTGCTCCACGCGGGCTCCCAGCCTGAGCTCTCCTCCCATTTCCTGGAAGGCATCCACCAGGGGCCCGATGACCCCCCACATGCCGCCCCGGGGATAGGCGGCGATGAGCACCGCCCTGCCCTTGATCAGGGCCTCCCTGGCGATGTAGAGGCATTCGCCCGCCGACTGCTCCCTGGCGTCGGGTATGGTGGTCATGATCATGCTCATGTTCTCCCATACCTCGCGCAGGCTGCCCGCGAGGTCGTTGCGGTCCAACCACTCCTCGAAGGAACGGTTGTCCCAGGCCTTGAAATCGGGCTCGCCCATCTCCGCGATGTCCTTCATGAGGGCGATAAAGCTGGCCTTCTCCTCGTCGGTGAGCTGGATGAAGCTCTGCATGTCCTGCCACTTTCCGTCCTCGTAGAGGTCCAAGGTCACGGAGAAGGCGGCCCATTCGATCTCCTTGCCCACACGGGCGCCGAGTTCGTGGCAGTAGCCCTTCTTGCCCATCTCGATCATGTGCAGCCCGATGTCCACGCGGTATCCCCCCGGCAGGTCGTAGGACTGCATGCGGCCTCCCGCCTTGGGATACATCTCCAGCAGCAGGGTCTTCTTTCCGGCCTGCTGCAGCTGCGTAGCCACCCCCAGGCCGGCGATGCCCGCTCCCACCACGATCGCGTCGTAATCGTACATCACGCCTCCCTCAGCCTCGTCCCCCTCCCAGGAACAGATCGGGGGTCGTCGCGGACCCCCGTTGCCGTCTCATCCTCCCGCCATGCGGGAGATGATGAACACCTCGTCGCCGTCCCGCAGGGCCTCGCCGTCCTCCAGGAACGGCGCTCCGCGACGCGCGGCCCTGATGACGGGATGGAAGCGCTTGTTCTCCGCGTCCCACATCTGGGGCGGCATGCGGTGGCCGAGATCCTCCCCCACGCGGCGCAGGAGGTCCGAGACCGCCGTTCCCTCGGGCAGCTCGTACCTCCTCTCCTTCACCCCCGCGTGGTGCCGGACGATCCCGGTGAGATGGACCGTTACCTCTATACCCATCGGTCAGAACTTGCCCATGAGCAGGCGGCTGATGATCATCTTCTGGATCTCCGAGGTCCCGGCCCCGATGGTACCCAACTTGGCGTCGCGCAGCGTGCGCTCCACGGGGTACTCGCGGATGTAGCCGTAGCCGCCGAAGATCTGCACCGCCTCGTTGGCCACCTTGAAGGCGCTCTCGGTGACGAAGAGCTTGCACACGCAGGCCTCCATCATGGCCGGGATGCCCTGGTCCTTCATCCAGGCCACGCGGTAGACCAGGAGGCGCGCCGCGTCAAGCAGGCACTTCATCTCCGCGATCTTGAAGGCCACCGCCTGGAACTTGCCGATGGGCCTCCCGAACTGCTTCCTCTCCTTGGCGTACTCGATGCAGCGGTTGATGTTGCACTCCATGCCCCCCACCGCCGGAGCCACCATGATGGCGCGCT from Actinomycetota bacterium includes:
- a CDS encoding pyridoxamine 5'-phosphate oxidase family protein; the encoded protein is MDMPREVMDLFAEEMAAKFLATVDPEGRPNVALIVTLQPPPDGRRDRLIFGEFLMWKSREYLRENPRVAAAVVNTKLRMATLTGDFRGFEKTGPYKDALDSSPLMRYNAYSGVRAAGVVDVREVGPVRAASMAAVPLDFLLVRAHRRAEGNGAVSVPPMVREKFVRLTSVKALAVMGEDGYPRVFPVMAASPAGEGGFALRITSYNRELAEVMVPCPAALCVLTFDVKSYKVKGELRPLGRSTLLFRVREVYNAMPPLAGDRIA
- a CDS encoding glycyl-radical enzyme activating protein is translated as MRSEGDDVTGVVFNLQRYSTEDGPGIRTTVFLKGCPMRCPWCHNPEGLAREPQLVWYEVRCIGARDCLEACPRGALTLTPEGMVIDRERCDACGRCEEACPAAALEVIGKVRTVREVAAEALRDRVFYEKSGGGVTLSGGEPALQFDFTLSLMRRLREEGVHLALDTCGGVSWERLGPLVEVADLVLFDLKVMDAEKHRAFTAVPLATVLENARAVARTGRPMWIRTPVIPGYTDGEENIRAIARFIRDELPAVERYDLLAFNNTCDAKYRRLDMVFPLAGEGLLTEERMERLAEAAAEEGVSVARWSGATARAKGV
- a CDS encoding acyl-CoA dehydrogenase family protein; the encoded protein is MNTKELRTFARNRIFGSLGDRAAKGAFDRGLWRAMADTGIVGMALEKRYGGGGAGMSEFVECASLLAGESLDLGLALSLVDHVILCAYPLQVFGSERLKERYLPSLCGGDYIGAAAVSEEGSGGDPARMRSAAARSGDGYSLQGVKSPVTNAPVADVFLVVAATDPGAGKEGLSAFVVERAAGVRVEEVELGYIPTAPHGRVILDGVKVSRDHLLGAEGWGHEKISRSLFIWERTALIPVLVSYLERWHHLTVSSLDPDAISPDLRVLLAQRKVELTAYRALGSRLLELTFGETENGRERMELLLFFGKALPEWVESMRAAVEEARVPRDETMLAMERDLRLLEVGRSLLDWQFQKLLF
- a CDS encoding B12-binding domain-containing radical SAM protein, encoding MSRVRRELRTAIISDAWGFGLMETRPHPLWQVRYWAVRNKALLVPEYGAMYVAAFLKARGVEVEVINLVADVFDDRRWFVESEEGLPDDALSTAPVGGEEALRMLRENLEKSLRRAQPEVVLFPISIYYIALHAREMLKRLRELVPEAVLVAGGVYSTMHPREIMEDGAADFVVRGEGEWTALELLQALRDKGRKGDFSHIAGLTWRDAGGRVVNNPDRERERDIDRFPHIYTVSEEFAIGTRHRILKALNPLDDYIPGGGFLTSRGCPEECTFCLDPAVWKRKTRFHSPGYVREVLAYCWEHFTTGDRSFYFGDATFALNRPRLRALLETVREFPFTYHIQTRADSLTPEVLEGLRESNFGSVAIGAESFDDRILKEVVRKRTTREEILAAARAVRAHGMTPILTFIAGLPGESRASMERTVETLRREGITEATFFPLVVFRGTALYQTFLETFGEEERERLRLNRWSEEFCFAGEEFSSMQELIDYTQYLNDAIRA
- a CDS encoding NAD(P)/FAD-dependent oxidoreductase, encoding MYDYDAIVVGAGIAGLGVATQLQQAGKKTLLLEMYPKAGGRMQSYDLPGGYRVDIGLHMIEMGKKGYCHELGARVGKEIEWAAFSVTLDLYEDGKWQDMQSFIQLTDEEKASFIALMKDIAEMGEPDFKAWDNRSFEEWLDRNDLAGSLREVWENMSMIMTTIPDAREQSAGECLYIAREALIKGRAVLIAAYPRGGMWGVIGPLVDAFQEMGGELRLGARVEQVVFEGRKVAGVRVARRGASPIAREWRFVSTDLVTAPLVVLALPIWHLDKVLDFDRRYSPLPGWWLKRIEDIRGERTGLFGYIIATRRPLYERTVFMSALKSPRTGLPLQAFAPTAFDPGVAPPDRYLLVTDNVAEPWELEDKFNLARLMEQHWEDVKELYSFEDGEVEFALPYFTTGCDGLARKPGLTGDFKPDVRAPSVDGLFFAGDTYLGRGLAIEGASRSAILCVERILG
- a CDS encoding MoaD/ThiS family protein → MGIEVTVHLTGIVRHHAGVKERRYELPEGTAVSDLLRRVGEDLGHRMPPQMWDAENKRFHPVIRAARRGAPFLEDGEALRDGDEVFIISRMAGG